The genome window CTAAAGGTCTTTTTTGAGTTTTCCCATCGAGGGGAGGTATAAAAGGGAGAATCCAAGAGCTACAGTGGAGGCAGAGTAGGCACTATAGGTTTTCCCTTTGAAGAACTAAGCCATGTAATTGTCGGATTGGAGTTTGAACTCTCTCAATGTTTGCCTTAAAAATgtgtcattcaataaatattatataatcaaAACATAGAACTAACGATTCCTCCCACCTGTGCAAATGTCCAAAACTGTGCCCTGTGTATCTCCCATCCCCACCTGCCCTCACACACCTGAACCCATACATGTACTCCACCTGTTGAGGCCTTCTCATACTCATTACTAACACATTTCTAAGCCTCTAGACAGTCAACAACTTTAAGCTGTCACTTCAGTCCTCCTCCCTTCATCCCCATCACCCATGGAGCACAGAGCTAGGAAGGATGGCTCTGAGGAGGAAAGGAGTCTTAGAATTCCCCTGTTGGCCTGTGAAAATCTTATGGAGAATTGGGAGGACCCCCTCCTAAGTCCTTTAAAAGCATTACCTCTAAAGTTGTCAGGGGGCAGAATCTGGCCTAGGAGCAGGAGGTAGCTGCTTCTCCAGCACTCTGGGACAAATGGTTTAGTCATCAAACTAGAGGACCGGGCTGGAAGTCTTTACCAAACAGCTgataaaaatagggaaataaatATACAATGACAGTAAACTATTTTATCCATTTGACACAGTAAAGCCACATTCTTCTTCCATTTTGTTTCCAGGTATCTGAAGAGGAATATGTGGATTCTTCCAACAAAGCCCACAGGAGAGAAAAGCTCTTTCTCACATGAGAAAACTCTTTCTCTAAAGCCACCTATGTTAAGATCTACCAATAATCTGAATAATTAACCCTGGGGACATCTACACCTGCACACAGAAGTGTGACCTTGTGCCAAACACAGTAATCTTTATCTCCCTACAACACAAACTGTAGGAATGCTGTTTTCTTAAAagtaactaaatattttttaatgtagggctCATGTTTGGCTCTGAATAATTTGTATACTGGGAACTACTATGTTCAAATTTTAACAATATCCTCAACTTCAGAGATTTCTATATGTGGTAACATGTTATAGGTCAAACTGAGCCAGATCTGGagatatttaccattttaatggTGGAGTCTTTGCATGTTATTACATGATAATAGTACATTAAAATATGTGGAAGAGGAGATTCAGAGATTGAACAGGCAGATCAAAATTCAGACTAGCTTTGTCCCAGAGGTTTCTTAAAGGaggatgtacatttttaaaaagagacagagagagagcacAAAATGATAGAAAGACCAAAAGAAACTGTTAAACCTGACTTTCTCTCCTGTTTTATATCCCTTGGTCTCTAGTCTTTCCTGCAGTATTCAACACCAGCTTTATCCGGCATGAAGTTGTGGGAAACTACAGCCACTTGTTTACTATCCAAGGCTCAGAGTCCAGCCTGCAGCCCTACATGCTGATGGCTCACTTTGACGTGGTGCCTGCCCATGAAGAGGGCTGGGAGGTGCCCCCCTTCTCAGGGCTTGAGCGTGATGGCTTCATCCATGGTCGGGGGACACTGGACAACAAGAACTCTGTGATGGTCTGAAATGCTATTTTCTCTGCCTTGGGGTCCCTAAAGATCAATCTGGGAATGGAGTGTTTGGCTGACTTCTGGGAGGAAGAAGGTGATGGTAGAAAAACTCCTGGTTCCAGGAGAACTGGGTTCCAGCCATCAGTTGtcacttccttttttaaaaaaattatttatttattaatttatttatggtactagggatctaaacccagggatgctctaccactgacctacattccagccctttttattttttattctgagacagggtctctataagttgcaaaggctggtctcaggcttgtgatcctcctgactcagcttcccaaatcactgggatcacaggagtaTGCCATGATGCCTGGCTCTCACTTCCTTTCTGTAGACCTTGACTTCTCAAGTGTATAGGGATTAGAGCAGATAATCCTCCAGGAAGGACCCTTTCAGGGTCCTGATAATTGGGGCTTTTCTCCGGGTGGTGAAGGTTTTATGCAGAGGTCTGCTTCCCCATAACTAGCCCCCTGGAACCTGCAAATTTGTTCTTTAAAGAGAATCTATAAGATGCTAGTTCCACCAGCACTGATGCAAGAAGCTGTCCCTGGTACCCTGCTTAGATAATAAGTCTTTCTCCTCTTCCACGGTACTTCTGAACCCTAGGCAATCCTTCAGGCCTTGGAACTTCTACTGACCAGGAACTACAAGCCTCGAAGATCTTTCTTCATTACTCTGGGCCATGATGAGGAGGTAGAGGCAACTcaccctaaatctatctctagGGCCCCTGTTGGGGGAGGCAGGTACTTCACCTGAGTCCATTGTGTTCTTTCAGGGTCTTTGTGATATGGCATAGAGGCCTGCCAACTTCTCTGTGTATCTATGTGCCACAACTATCTAAGGACCATGACCAAAACTCAGGTTCCTGGGTCCTTATGCCAGAGAATATTTAGCAAACTTTGTGGTAATATCTGAGGCAGGCAGGTAGACCATCAGCTGCTCCCTGTGAAACATTTGTGTAATAGAAAAAGAACTGAACAAGGAAATCAATGGCTGTATTTTATTTCCAGTAATACCACTCAGTTTGTGGACAAATCACTGCACTCTCTGGGtcccagtttcttcatttgtgaaaatGAGGGGCACTGGGTACCTCCAGCTCTTACATTCCAGGATTCTATAAAACAGAATCATCTCCTGTATCTATGGAGGTCTGTTTCTGGTCCAAAAAGACTGTGACTCTGTGTTCAATGTCTGCAGGTGTCAGGAACAAATGGGGCTCAAAAGATGTCAGCACTGCTACAGGCCAGGGGTGTCCAGCTAGCCTTCATTGTGGATGAGTGTGGCTTCATCTTGGATGGATTCATTCCCAATCTCCAAAAGCCCTTTGCCATGTGAGTAAGGCACCCTATCCCCCACCTTGGAAGAAGTTTGCACCCTATTTGAGGTGACCCCAGTCTGGTATGTATAAGCCATGCTGGAACCCCTGTTGCCTTACCACCCTAATCTCCAACCTGTCCTGggtttccccttcctctgctcctctTGTGTGTGGGtggctgggttttgtttgtttgtttgttttgtggtgctggggattaaacccagggccttgtgctttcaaggcaagcactctaccaattgagctatatcccttgcCCTTCCTTTGTGCCTCTAGCATAGATTTCTTAAAGCAGTATGAAGCTTCCTCCTAGCCCACCAGACCATACAGATGGGCCTGTGAGCCTGTGGATTCATTCATGATGAAAAGAAATCAGAAGGACCATCTCTGATCCCCTTCCACAGGATTTCCATCTCAGAGAAGGGTGCAATTGACCTCATGCTGCAAGTGAACATGACTCCAGGCCACTCTTCAGCACCGCCAAAGGAGACAAGCATTGGCATCCTCTCAGCCGCTCTCAGCAGGTGAGTAGCTCCAGGACCTGGACCCATGTGAGACTTGGAAATAAAGACCTGGCATTTTTCCACGTTGGCTTTGAGGAGCCTAAAGTTCCTTCCCTGAAGCTGGGCTAGGAAACCAGGGTGTAGGCCACAGGAGGGACAGAACTATCCGCGCCCAGGCAAGGGCTGGGTTCAGAAGAGGATCCATCAGTGCAGCCCTATGGCAAGCAGGGACCAGCAGATAAAAGCTAGGCCAGCAGCTCAGTAGTCCAGAGTCCAGCTAAGCGGTCTGAAATCACAGATCGTCAATGATTAGTAGAGCTGGCTAAATTCTGTCTGCCCTGGCAAGAGGACAAAGGTAAATAAAGGGCGTCGGGCTGTGGATGAGAACGGCAGGGTCTATAATAACACTCACCTATATGGCTGGGTTTTCTTAGCAAAGTGGGAAAGAGAACTACCTGCATTCAAATACAAAACGAATAGCTGTCATGGTCAAGGCTTTGTGCCAGGGGAGAGGTGTACAGTAAGGAATAAAACAGTCCGCATCCTCAAGGAACTCATAATTGGGAGAGGAGATGGACAATTCTGCCGCAGTGTGGTAGGTGCTATGAGACAGGATGTCAGAGACAGGCACAGGGCGAGGTGGGTAAGAAGGGACTCTAACTTGGACTTGGTGGACAGGAAAAGCTCCTGCTGGTGGAGTGGAGGTAGTTATGTGAGTACTTGACTTCTTCAGAATGGTTGGGTGGTGGAGGTGATGAGGGTGGGCATGGATAGCAGACCTCCTGACCAGACTGGGTAAAACTTCTGCCTGTCTCCCTCCTCTTTGATTTTTGCTAAGTCTTGAGAACTCTGTTTCTCTTCCAGACTGGAGCAGACGCCAATGCCAAACATGTTTAAAAGTGGACTGTTGAAGACGACATTGCAGCAACTGGCAAGCGAGGTGTGGGAAAGAATACCACTCCTCCCCAGTCCTGGAGGGGAACAAAATGGTGGCAGAGAAGTCACCTTGGAGTGATAAAAGGGCCCTAGTGCTAACCAGTGCTCTGCCCATTCTCATCTAACCACAGCCAGTGGCTGAGCCAAAATGAGGGATCTGGCTTGTTTCCTGGGACTGCTAGGGTATATCTGAGAATTAATGCACCCAAGTCCCCTTTTGGACTTGGTTCCCACTCAACCTAGAAGGTGGTGAGCAATCGTTCTGGCCAATCAGCTAAGCCTAGCCAGGTAGAAACTGCCCGGGTCTCTAGCAGAATGAACTGGCTGCTCTTCTGATTGCTGAGGGCCCTGAAGCAGATCAGAAGTAGGAAGATCCAGGCTGCAGGAACAGTGACCCTACGGTGCGGAGCCCTCTGATCCTGCTAACCTCGTTCTTTCCctttcagttttcctttcctACCAATATAGTCTTGAGCAACCTGTGGTTGTTTGGGCCCCTTGTAAGCAGGTAAGTATTCTTACCTTCTCTGCACCTCCCACCCAAACCTACCCCTGCCCTTGATTCACTTGAACCTGACTAATGAACTCAGCCACAGACACGACGTCTAATCCACATACGGGTTGTCTCTCTCAGCCTGAAAGATTTTTGAGGTTCAGGAAAAGTGAATGAACTTTCTTTCCCCATTGGATAGTTCTTCCTAATGTCTGActttaatctttttgttttagGATATTGGAGAGAAATGACGTGACCAATGCGCTGATCAGGACCACCACGGCGCTTACCATGTATAATGCAGGGGTCAAGGTAACATTGCCTGGCTTTCCCATTTACCATCTCCTTATTGCCTGTTCACGCCTCCATCCTGCAGCTTTGTCTAAAgactttcccttccttctctgaCTACAGTTTGAATAGGAAGGGCCACTACTGAACTGTCCTGTGACATCAGTTGGGTAAGCCTCAAGAGAAAGGAGTCTGGTCAAGGCCTAGAAACTCTCTGAAATCGTTGGCCaagttctatatgtataataggatgcagtggcacatgcccccaaccccagcaactcaggaggctgaggcaggaggatcacaagctcaaggccagcctcagcaacttagaaagacccatctaaaaacaaaaactaaaataggctgaggatgtagctcagttgtagaatgccTCTGGGTTTATCACAaaaatgtggggtgtgtgtgtgtgcatattttaGTGGGAATGCTGCCTCTTGGGTCTACCgcatgccaaaaaaaaattacactagtGTGAAGAAGGGTTGTTTGGGAGTTGGTTCCTTTGACCTGTGCTTATGCTGTAATTCAACAGGCTTTAGATTTACCTAGCACTTTGTACTTGTCAACTAAAGTTTTCTAAGCATTCCACCATCaaagatcttttttaaattttccctatattttgaaatatttaccacTTAATAATGAGTAATCAATGTACTCTCTCTTGGTGTTACTCTTAGTTGAAAGAGAAACTCGCTGCCATTTATAAAATCTATCATGTGCGTGATAGATATACGACACTTAAAACATGGTATATTATCATTTCTCAAAAATCTATGAAATATTGGCCAACCTTAGcaaacataatttctttcttttttggggggggaggcagtataccagggattgaactcaggggtgccctGTCacagctatatccctagccctttgtttgttttggttttggtattttgctttttggttcttgggttttggtgttttttgtttggggttttttatttttatatttttaagacagggtcttacctaattgccaagactggccttgaacttgcaatcctcttgtctcagcctcccaagttactgagattacaggtaggAATCACCATGCCTGATTCGTAATTTCTATATGAAGCttacttttctaaaaataagttttagttGATTCAATgctttgataaatttttattccaaaattatttttcagctaATTGGTTTATTTCCATTCAGATGTCCATTAAGAGGCATCTTCTTGGACtagggtagctcagtggtagagcgcttgcctcacatgtatgaggcactgggttcaatcctcagcatcaaaataaataaataaaataaagatattgtttccatctacaactaaatatatatatatatatatatatatatatatatatatatttttttttttttttttttttttttttttttttaaagagtcatCTCTGTTAAAAGAACCAAGCCTAGCCACACAAATAGACctttctgaaatcttttttttcttttttttttatactggggattgaacccaggggcacttaaccactgagctacatcctttttatttttttctcttgagacagggtattgctgagttgctgagggccttgctaagtggatgaggctggctttgaacttatgatcgtcctgcctcagcctcccaaatttctgggattactgGAATGCACCACTATGACTGGCTCCCTTTCTGAAATCTTGAAGGAAGTTAGACTACTCCTATAACTATTAGTGCCACCATCACAACTTCTGGGGACACCATTCCCCAAGAATACAATGTGACCTCCAGAAGTTCTTGTAATCTGGAGCTCAAATTGAATATAAGTGAATGGTGTTTCAGAATTAAGTCCTGGCATAGCTGACTGGTGAGTTCAGTGTGTCACCTGACTCAAGCCATCTGTACCAGCTGCCTGTAGTGTTCACCAGAATAACAGTACTGTATCCTTGCATTTGAATGGTGTTTTCGTCCCCCACTGCTTTCACATTACTCCATTTGATCCTTCTAAGAGCCTTAGGAGTATTACTGTCCCACTCTACAGTTAAGAAAACAGGAACAAAGATGTTATAGTTATTAAAAATCACACAGCCAATTTGTGATGGGtggctaatatttttttttaagtactgaggattgaactcaggggtgctctaccactgagctacatccccagtccttttattttttattttgagacagggtctcactaagttgcacaggctgtcctcaaactcacaatcctcttgcctcaacctcttgagttgTTGAGATTATAGGTCTGCGCCAACCTGCCTGGCTCACAAGGCCAATTAGTAACACCCTAATCTGTCCCTAGCCATGTGTTTTTATGCATACTTGTTCAAAAAATGGTATACAGTCAGAGAATCTGTTCTCTCTCAGCCTTCCAGGATAAATAATCCCTCCAAAATATGCCTTCTTCCATTAGTCCTGGGTTCTTCCTCTTTGAACAAAGAATAGAGTCATATTTCACAAATAGACACAAGAAAGTCCCACCCCCATCATAATCCCCATAGGGTTCAAACACACCATAACCGAGGCCCATTAGGAAGCACTAACATTAACAGAAATGTCCAGGTTGCCCTGAGAAAGTGCTCACAGAAGGTTCCCAATGGTACAACTCAGGGTCATCACAGAGAAAACAAACCTTTCTGGGCAGCTGTGACTCCCTCCAGGATCAAGAAGCATAAAGATCTGGCCTGAATATAACCCCATGTCAAGGACCCAGAGAAGACAAAGGCAGACTAAGAAAATTAAACCCAGGATCTTTATATCAAATCCGCTTCCTCTGCCCCTGCGTGTGGTAATTGGTACTTCCTGGGCGGAGATGAGTTGTGGAAAACTTGAGGTTGGCTCAGGCCAGGGTTTGTGGTTCTCTCCTTAGGTGAACGTCATCCCCCCGGTGGCCAAAGCCACAGTCAACATCCGGATTCACCCTGCACAGACAGTTGTGGAGGTACGTGTCATATGTTCTAGACAACACGTTCGTTATCAAGGAGGTGGGGCCCTCGGGACGTGGGTTAAGCTACAACATAGGGCAGAGCCAGTCTCTCCTTTGTTCAATCTACAAGTTCTAAAGGCATCCTATTGCTACGTGGCTAGGATAGGAGACCTCTGGTTTGGGGAACTTGGAGTCTGGGGGTAGGAGACAAGTACAAATAAATTAGAGCATTGTAGCAAATATATATAGTGGGCTTGCTCTGAGTCAGGTACCCTCCTGAGCtatacatgcatgtgcacactCATCAGGTCCTCATGGCCACCCTGTGAAGTGGCAACTGCAATATCCTCATTGGCCTGGTGAGAACTGAGACACAGAGCAATGCAGCAGCTAAGCAGTATAGTCAACAAGTGCACATCTAGCAGTTCAGTTCCAGAATGTTCTAACCACAGCTCAACACTATGATTATAACAATTAGGGATGAACAAATTACCATAGGACCATTGCAAGGGAGACTGATGCTACCATGGAGGGTCAACAAAAATCTTTTCTGACCTCTAGAAATGAGTAGGGGCCTTAAAGGATCACCAGGACTTTTCTAGAAGTAAGACATTCGTTGTTACTAAAGAGGATAAACTGGGAGAGAGTAGTAGGAGATAAAAGATTGGTAGAAGATGGATTTGTAGCTTGGAGATGGAGCCTTGTGTGCCATGCTGAGGACTTGAACTCTAATCTGTGGACAGGAGGGAACTTTCAGAAATCTTCAGAAAGCACCAGGATAGATTTGCTGTGAGGGAGATAATGTTGGTGGCAATGCAGAGGACATGCTGAAGTAGAGAAAGAAGCTTCTGCAATGTCTCAGGCAGTGCATGTTCAAAACCGAGGCCAAGATCACAGGGTAAAAGAAGGAGCATTCACTTCAAGAGAGAAAGGTCCAACGGGATAGGGTTTTATATATGGATGTGTACTGAAACGCAAAGTCTTTAACCTGGGTAGTTGACCAGGCAGGCACTCATTCCTTTGATCAAGATTGTAAACTCAGGAAGAAGAGCAAGTTCAATGAGAAATACAACAGCTTTGAAGTTTAAGATGTGTATAACATAGTAACAGGCAATTATAAATACTGCAGGTCTGGAGAGAGACATGAACCAGAGGTACAAACTGGAGTGTTATTAACATAATTGGAACCTGCTAGGCAGTGATGAGTATCAGGACAAAGAAACCTGGTGCTAttggaaaatatttcaggaaCCAGACCTTCTGTGGGGTCAGACAAGTCTTCCCTGAGAGAGTGACATCTGAGCTGAAAGCTTCAGGGTGAGCAGAAGTTACACAAAATGTTTGATATCTGTAAGAAATGCCAGCTTTCTGGTTGGgctaaaaagaattcaaaaggtTAATCTGACCCTTCAAAAATGAACCAAAAacgggctgggggtgtaactcagtggtagacacttgcctaacatgcgtaaggccctgggtttgatccccagcactgcaaaacaacaacaacagcaaattAATCTAAAAGGCAACCAACAATTATCAGATGAGTTAGGGACAGGTCCCTGACACACATTATGAGGGTAAATTCTGTGATCCTTTCTCCTAAATTATTCCCCTTGGGGATTTCATCCGTCCTCACACAGGGAGGGAAGCACACTCCTCTTTGTAGATTGGGGAGTGGGTCAGTGGCCTGCCCTGAGTCCTCTAGCACTGGGTGAGGGGTGAGCCCTGACTATGCCGCTTTTCATCAGGTGCCAACCATTGTCCATTCCCTAGGGGCTCATAGGGCCAGGAAATCACTGCATTCCCCTCATTGAGCTTCTTTCCACCAGTTTTTTTCCAGCCTCATTCCAACTCCATGCCCTTTGCAAGGGCTGTTTTCCACCCAGCAGGGCTTTCATCTCCCTAGGTCGTGGcactcttccctcctctcttccccaccACAGAGGCCTCCCTTCCCAGCCTATCTGATGAAACCCCTGGGATCCCCAGGCccaccctgcccacctgcccacctgcccaccgAGGAATGGAAATCTTCCATCCATCAAAGCTCACAGAGCCCATTCATCATGGTCACTGCCATGACCCTAGTGCCCCAGCTTTATGGGTCAGGAACATGGCCTAAGGCTGCATGCACAGAGCTTCGAGTAGACCTGGTGGAAACACAGGCAGCCCCAAGAGTCCTCCTTCTCCATCTTCCACTGGTATCTCCCATGTTCTAGATGTTGATCAGCTCCAACACTTCTCTGTAAGGAGCAAGAGTCTTCAAAAGTTTAACAGGTTACCACGTGGAAAGGTAGATTTATTCTGAATGGCCCTCAACGAGTAGAACTGAGGCCACTGGGAGAATCAGGGTCTGGTCTGTATCCTTCCTGGGATCAGGGATTTTTGCTGATTGCTTCTAGTCATTTCAGGCTGAATTTTCAGGAGTTTCTTCAGGTTCCTTCCTGAGGAAAGGAGGCAAAGAGAGAAGACTTGAATACAAGCATCCCAACTCCTAGCTTTTGTCTGTGTTGAGCTCATCTTCCTGGCTGCAATGCAGTTGGTTACAAACAGGAAGCAGGGATgcccagagaggggaaggaaaaatgTATGGCCTTTCATCACTGGGACTCTAGTTGAAGCAGGATCATACTCTTTGCTGTTGAGATTCCTATTCTAAAGACTCTTTTACAGTTTCACCCAGTCTGTGGCTCATGACCTAAGGGGAAATTTCCCCACCCGACTCACAGCTATAAGACAAGCCTCCCAAATATTTAGCCAAAATCTACCATGCTATAGATTGCTTTCCAGAAAGGGCCAGTTCTTACATCACCTACAGCCAGTCAGTTGAAATTGaggtcccagtgactcaggaggctgagacaggatgatcacaagttcaaagccggcgtAGGCAACTTATGGAGACATgttcaaaatgaaaagagctggggatgtagctcagtggtagagcactcctgggttaaatctccagtaccaataacaaaaaaaaaaaaaaagtgtcttttctGTAAACCCCAGGGCTCTGCTGGAGAGAAATCAGGACCATTTAAATTCATATGGTACTTGCAGTTCAGTAACAAACCTAACCCTCTTTGTTCCCACCATGGAGGTCCTGGAACTCATCAAGAACATTGTGGCTGATGACCGAGTCCAGTTCCACGTGTTGAGAGCCTTTGACCCCCTACCCATCAGCCCCATTGATGACCAGGCCTTGGGCTACCAGATGCTCCACCAGACCATACAGTCTGTCTTCCCAGAAGTCAATATTGTTACTCCAGGTAATGACTTCATCAGCTGTGgttggagagaggaggggggcTGGAACTGTTTCCTATCCAATGtccactgccccacccccaccccagctgttCATCCTGGAAACAGCTGGCTGCTTCCCCTCCTGATGGGACTGGAACTGTATTTTCCCTTTGGGGTGGAAGTGAGAAAGCAAACAGGAAAGGAGcagaaacaataaactaaatcAGTCAAGCCTGGGTCCTTACTTAACCTAGTCTAGCAAAGACCTGTGCCCCTATGACAGAAAAAGGAGGATTGGCTGAAAATTCTCCCCCTCTGGAGAAGCCACAGAGGAGCAAGATTCCTCCAGATTCTGATTCCAATTCACTTTAGGATAACAGCTCAGCAGCAGGGTTCAGTCATCAGCCCAGAGAAACCTCTTGgaccatccccagcccccagtcttCTAGCATATCATCCAAATCTGTCTATGACAATGGTTCTCCAAAATGAGAGTGGAAGAGGATCACCTAGAGAACATCTTAAAAATGCAGACCATCTGAACCCACTCTTGGAGATTCCAGTTAGCCAGATCCGGATAGGACTCTGGAACCTGCCTTTTTGCCAAATACTCCCAGGGGATTCTGATATGAGTGGCAACTGACCAGTGTAAGAATCTCTTGTCTACAGTGTAGGAAGAGATGTTCTGGTGTAAAGGCCTCTGTCCACTTTCCCTCCATCTGGGTTTAATTATAGATTTCTCCTAACATCTAGGAGCCCTGGCCCTCACAGCCTCACATGGTCCGTCCCCTCTTGACCTTCAAAGTCTCCCTAATCCTACTTTTTACCTTTCGGGACATTTACAGTCATCTCATCACAGTGATGAAGCtgttataggaaaaaaagatggGCAGAGATCATCTGGCAGAAACTCCCACACATGAAGCTACATTTGAAAccagaagaagaaattagaacaaaatacaaattaccaTTTCAAATCACCCCCACTGCACTTGAATTGATGCTCCAGGGTGTCTTTTCCCAAAGAAGGTGCCTTTCAGGGATAAATCCCAGTCCTTGATGAGTGACCTACTCCTCTGCCCTCAGGAAAGTAGGAGACTGAAAAGAGAACATTCTGGAACTTTCCAAACCTGAGGTTTGACTCTAAAGCAGAAGGATGAGAATGACAGGAAATCATGTTCCACTAAGAGAGGACTGGATTTCATAGCAGTACAATTCCCCAAAGGGTGTTAATTTCTGACCTAGGATACAGAATATAGACCAGGTGATAAAGAAgatttatggtttcttttttgtactgggaactga of Marmota flaviventris isolate mMarFla1 chromosome 12, mMarFla1.hap1, whole genome shotgun sequence contains these proteins:
- the Pm20d1 gene encoding N-fatty-acyl-amino acid synthase/hydrolase PM20D1 isoform X3, whose amino-acid sequence is MARCNVCVVALAAVLLLVFAIVSRSNGLKGREFQGASRIPSEFSEEELVAMKEALKGAIQIPTVSFSHEESNFTALAEFGEYIHKVFPAVFNTSFIRHEVVGNYSHLFTIQGSESSLQPYMLMAHFDVVPAHEEGWEVPPFSGLERDGFIHGRGTLDNKNSVMAILQALELLLTRNYKPRRSFFITLGHDEEVSGTNGAQKMSALLQARGVQLAFIVDECGFILDGFIPNLQKPFAMISISEKGAIDLMLQVNMTPGHSSAPPKETSIGILSAALSRLEQTPMPNMFKSGLLKTTLQQLASEFSFPTNIVLSNLWLFGPLVSRILERNDVTNALIRTTTALTMYNAGVKVNVIPPVAKATVNIRIHPAQTVVEVLELIKNIVADDRVQFHVLRAFDPLPISPIDDQALGYQMLHQTIQSVFPEVNIVTPGTCIGNTDSRHYTSLTTGIYLFNPVYLQPQDFRRPRNWNSK
- the Pm20d1 gene encoding N-fatty-acyl-amino acid synthase/hydrolase PM20D1 isoform X1, which codes for MARCNVCVVALAAVLLLVFAIVSRSNGLKGREFQGASRIPSEFSEEELVAMKEALKGAIQIPTVSFSHEESNFTALAEFGEYIHKVFPAVFNTSFIRHEVVGNYSHLFTIQGSESSLQPYMLMAHFDVVPAHEEGWEVPPFSGLERDGFIHGRGTLDNKNSVMAILQALELLLTRNYKPRRSFFITLGHDEEVSGTNGAQKMSALLQARGVQLAFIVDECGFILDGFIPNLQKPFAMISISEKGAIDLMLQVNMTPGHSSAPPKETSIGILSAALSRLEQTPMPNMFKSGLLKTTLQQLASEFSFPTNIVLSNLWLFGPLVSRILERNDVTNALIRTTTALTMYNAGVKVNVIPPVAKATVNIRIHPAQTVVEVLELIKNIVADDRVQFHVLRAFDPLPISPIDDQALGYQMLHQTIQSVFPEVNIVTPGTCIGNTDSRHYTSLTTGIYLFNPVYLQPQDFRRLSSSPSFEFGEAMSLMIHRVPGRRMKTELRCHPASSLLPTL
- the Pm20d1 gene encoding N-fatty-acyl-amino acid synthase/hydrolase PM20D1 isoform X2; the protein is MARCNVCVVALAAVLLLVFAIVSRSNGLKGREFQGASRIPSEFSEEELVAMKEALKGAIQIPTVSFSHEESNFTALAEFGEYIHKVFPAVFNTSFIRHEVVGNYSHLFTIQGSESSLQPYMLMAHFDVVPAHEEGWEVPPFSGLERDGFIHGRGTLDNKNSVMAILQALELLLTRNYKPRRSFFITLGHDEEVSGTNGAQKMSALLQARGVQLAFIVDECGFILDGFIPNLQKPFAMISISEKGAIDLMLQVNMTPGHSSAPPKETSIGILSAALSRLEQTPMPNMFKSGLLKTTLQQLASEFSFPTNIVLSNLWLFGPLVSRILERNDVTNALIRTTTALTMYNAGVKVNVIPPVAKATVNIRIHPAQTVVEVLELIKNIVADDRVQFHVLRAFDPLPISPIDDQALGYQMLHQTIQSVFPEVNIVTPGTCIGNTDSRHYTSLTTGIYLFNPVYLQPQDFRSIHGINEKISVQGYQTQVKFIFELIQNSDTDRKPVPHLHEL